One part of the Sorangiineae bacterium MSr11954 genome encodes these proteins:
- a CDS encoding ester cyclase, which translates to MRKGHVALIFGFLVSACGGGEEAAPPPQTPPPAPAPAPAPEAPKAEAPKPEVKPGLGELEAATNKALVEALNAHDAKKVASLYAEDAVITIPGVWINHGQTQGRADIEKSTQAFFDAFKDVKFWVSRAWVKQDVAALEFGWSGTHSGDYLGVKASDKPAGAVGVSLVTYDNDGHIKQENRYSDLNTVFTQIGLVKGKARPVPTAAASTEVVIAKGTPEEDKNLATVKGLNGAFESKKEADFLTPLADDVDWTDYSQPESTKGKDSAKKFFQGFVKTFPDAKSDQTAAFGVGDFVIQETSFVGTQKGALGPIKATNKQVNLHSVDVIQFKDGKITKGWSFGNSIELVGQLGVFKPPAPAAAKPGAGAKPADKAANGAVGAKGSSAPAAAPKAPAAPKK; encoded by the coding sequence ATGCGAAAAGGACATGTGGCGCTGATTTTCGGGTTTCTCGTGAGCGCGTGCGGTGGGGGTGAGGAGGCAGCGCCGCCCCCGCAGACGCCGCCGCCCGCACCCGCCCCGGCGCCCGCGCCGGAGGCCCCCAAGGCCGAAGCCCCCAAGCCGGAAGTGAAGCCGGGTCTGGGCGAGCTCGAAGCCGCGACCAACAAGGCACTGGTCGAGGCGCTCAACGCCCACGACGCGAAGAAGGTCGCTTCGCTCTACGCGGAAGATGCCGTCATCACCATACCGGGCGTCTGGATCAACCACGGCCAGACGCAGGGCCGCGCGGACATCGAGAAGAGCACGCAGGCGTTCTTCGACGCCTTCAAGGACGTGAAGTTCTGGGTGAGCCGCGCGTGGGTGAAGCAGGACGTGGCTGCGCTCGAGTTCGGCTGGAGCGGAACGCACTCGGGTGACTACCTGGGCGTGAAGGCGAGCGACAAGCCGGCCGGCGCCGTCGGCGTGAGCCTCGTCACGTACGACAACGATGGGCACATCAAGCAAGAGAACCGCTACTCGGATCTCAACACGGTGTTCACCCAGATCGGCCTCGTGAAGGGCAAGGCCCGTCCGGTGCCGACCGCCGCGGCGTCGACCGAGGTGGTCATCGCCAAGGGCACGCCGGAAGAGGACAAGAACCTGGCGACGGTCAAGGGCCTCAACGGCGCCTTCGAGTCGAAGAAGGAAGCCGACTTCCTGACGCCGCTCGCGGACGACGTGGACTGGACCGACTACTCGCAGCCCGAGTCCACCAAGGGCAAGGACTCGGCGAAGAAGTTCTTCCAGGGCTTCGTGAAGACGTTCCCGGACGCGAAGAGCGATCAGACGGCCGCCTTCGGCGTGGGCGACTTCGTCATCCAGGAGACGAGCTTCGTCGGCACGCAGAAGGGCGCGCTCGGCCCCATCAAGGCGACGAACAAGCAGGTGAACCTGCACTCCGTCGACGTGATCCAGTTCAAGGACGGCAAGATCACCAAGGGCTGGTCGTTCGGCAACAGCATCGAGCTCGTGGGCCAGCTCGGCGTCTTCAAGCCGCCGGCACCGGCCGCCGCCAAGCCCGGCGCGGGCGCGAAGCCGGCCGACAAGGCCGCGAACGGCGCCGTCGGTGCCAAGGGCTCGAGCGCACCGGCTGCCGCGCCGAAGGCACCGGCCGCCCCCAAGAAGTAA
- a CDS encoding aldo/keto reductase, with protein MRKRALGKTGLFVSEMGIGTWGLAGEAYGPVEPTDAERVIHRAIDVGITLIDTADSYGGGHMEHLLGKALKSLGSYKSRDLVVVTKGGTDRSTIPPRKRFDRAYLVDSVERSLKRLGRERLDVYLLHNPSVECLLAGEALDTLVTLKRDGKIGHIGVSAGESEAAMTALDRGAEVISMSYNLVHSADLHRVAGEIMVYGAGVLAHSPLAYGLLSDAWTQDRTFLPGDHRERRWEKHELARRVAQLDAMRFLVKGNVRSLRAAAIRFVLANHLVSCAILGPRTVDQLVELVRETGGGPIYLPDADMAVLPRTLAKVGIMM; from the coding sequence GTGCGAAAACGGGCGCTTGGAAAGACCGGGCTATTCGTCTCGGAGATGGGAATCGGCACCTGGGGCCTGGCGGGCGAAGCCTACGGCCCCGTGGAGCCCACGGACGCGGAGCGGGTGATTCACCGCGCCATCGACGTGGGGATCACCTTGATCGACACCGCCGACTCCTACGGCGGCGGGCACATGGAGCATCTGCTAGGTAAGGCCTTGAAATCGCTGGGGTCCTACAAAAGCAGAGACCTCGTCGTCGTCACCAAAGGCGGGACCGACCGCAGCACCATCCCGCCCCGAAAGCGCTTCGACCGCGCCTATCTGGTCGATTCGGTCGAGCGCTCGCTCAAGCGGCTCGGGCGCGAGCGCCTCGACGTCTACTTGCTCCACAACCCCAGCGTCGAGTGCCTCCTCGCAGGCGAGGCCCTCGACACCCTGGTGACCTTGAAGCGCGACGGAAAAATCGGCCACATCGGCGTGTCCGCCGGCGAGTCCGAGGCGGCGATGACCGCGCTCGATCGGGGCGCCGAGGTCATCTCCATGTCGTACAACCTCGTTCACTCGGCCGATCTGCACCGCGTGGCCGGTGAAATCATGGTGTACGGCGCCGGCGTGCTCGCCCATTCTCCCCTCGCCTACGGACTGCTCTCCGATGCGTGGACCCAGGATCGGACATTTTTGCCCGGGGACCATCGGGAAAGGCGCTGGGAAAAGCACGAGCTCGCAAGGCGCGTTGCTCAGCTCGATGCCATGCGCTTCCTCGTCAAAGGGAACGTGCGCTCGCTCCGCGCGGCCGCGATTCGCTTCGTGCTGGCCAACCACCTGGTATCGTGCGCGATCCTCGGCCCTCGAACCGTGGATCAGCTAGTAGAACTCGTGCGCGAAACGGGCGGTGGCCCCATCTACCTTCCCGACGCGGATATGGCCGTCCTTCCGCGAACCCTGGCCAAAGTCGGAATCATGATGTGA
- a CDS encoding SDR family oxidoreductase: MTELTNRTVAIVGGSSGIGLATAKAAAARGAKVILLSRSQAKVDEAATSVGGEARAVALDMLDPEAALRVFGGLGTLDHLVLTAVADELARAGDITKLTPEQVERSFDKLRGFVNVTRAAVPHLQERGSITFLSGASAAKPIPRMSLLAAEAASVVSFGKTLALELAPVRVNVVMPGVVDTRIHTHQRETIRAFAESLPARHFGQPEDIAEGIVFLMTNPYVTGHTLVLDGGLLAS; this comes from the coding sequence ATGACCGAATTGACGAATCGAACGGTGGCCATCGTCGGAGGAAGCTCGGGGATCGGACTGGCGACGGCCAAGGCGGCGGCCGCGCGGGGCGCCAAGGTGATCCTCCTGAGTCGCTCGCAGGCCAAGGTGGACGAGGCCGCGACGAGCGTGGGGGGCGAGGCGCGCGCGGTGGCGTTGGACATGCTGGATCCGGAGGCTGCCCTTCGCGTCTTTGGCGGGCTCGGTACCCTCGATCATCTGGTGCTCACCGCGGTGGCCGACGAGCTCGCGCGCGCCGGGGACATCACGAAGCTCACCCCGGAGCAGGTCGAACGCAGCTTCGACAAGCTTCGAGGCTTCGTGAATGTCACGCGGGCGGCCGTCCCTCATTTGCAGGAGCGTGGCTCGATCACGTTCCTCTCGGGCGCGTCGGCGGCCAAGCCGATCCCGCGGATGTCGCTCTTGGCGGCCGAGGCGGCGTCGGTGGTGAGCTTCGGCAAGACCCTGGCGTTGGAGCTCGCCCCCGTGCGCGTGAACGTGGTGATGCCCGGCGTGGTCGACACGCGCATCCACACGCACCAGCGCGAGACCATCCGCGCCTTCGCCGAGTCGCTGCCCGCGCGCCACTTCGGACAGCCGGAGGACATCGCCGAGGGGATCGTCTTTCTCATGACCAACCCGTACGTCACCGGGCACACCCTCGTGCTCGACGGCGGCCTCCTCGCGTCCTAG
- a CDS encoding AraC family transcriptional regulator, with the protein MHDRSSDAPLPPDPLSEVLQDLRLSGVAYGRCELTRPWGIDFPPQRSARFHFVASGECWLRPPASALPTAGGGGAKRGRIRLGPGDVALLPLGAGHELTDTSRGGGTKSIDDLPLEEIGDRTYVLREGGGGAETLLFCGSVNFEEPAVHPLLELMPKVLLVRDAAKSDATLPVLLETMASEVRTLRVGAATVLTRLTEVVITRVIRAWVEGRSEDATGWLAAIRDPKIGLALAAIHRHPGRPWSVESLADVAQTSRSMFSERFTAVVGTSPARYLARWRMHVASGWLRSERLTVSEAASRLGYDSEASFSRAFKRVLGVPPSELRRIGREDRAGVARTLHARAEHHGEANAQ; encoded by the coding sequence ATGCATGACCGTTCATCCGACGCGCCGCTGCCCCCCGATCCGCTGAGCGAGGTGCTCCAGGATTTGCGCCTCTCGGGCGTGGCGTATGGGCGATGCGAGCTGACCCGTCCATGGGGCATCGACTTTCCGCCCCAGCGCTCGGCGCGCTTTCACTTCGTGGCGAGCGGCGAGTGCTGGCTGCGCCCGCCGGCCTCTGCGCTGCCCACCGCGGGCGGCGGCGGCGCCAAGCGCGGACGCATCCGGCTCGGCCCCGGCGATGTGGCGCTCCTTCCGCTGGGCGCCGGGCACGAGCTCACCGACACCAGCCGGGGCGGCGGCACGAAGAGCATCGACGACCTTCCGCTCGAGGAGATCGGCGACCGGACGTACGTATTGCGCGAGGGCGGCGGTGGGGCGGAGACGCTCCTTTTCTGCGGCAGCGTCAACTTCGAAGAGCCGGCGGTGCACCCGCTGCTGGAGCTGATGCCCAAGGTGCTCTTGGTGCGCGACGCCGCGAAGAGCGACGCGACCCTCCCCGTGCTGCTCGAGACGATGGCGAGCGAAGTGCGCACCTTGCGCGTGGGCGCCGCCACTGTGCTCACGCGCCTGACGGAGGTGGTCATCACCCGGGTGATCCGCGCCTGGGTAGAGGGCCGCAGCGAGGACGCCACCGGCTGGCTCGCCGCCATCCGCGATCCGAAGATCGGGCTGGCGCTGGCGGCCATTCACCGGCACCCGGGCCGCCCGTGGTCGGTGGAGTCGCTCGCGGACGTGGCGCAGACGTCGCGCTCGATGTTCTCCGAGCGGTTCACCGCGGTGGTCGGCACCTCGCCCGCGCGCTACCTGGCGCGCTGGCGGATGCACGTGGCGAGCGGCTGGCTGCGCAGCGAGCGGCTCACGGTGTCGGAGGCCGCGTCACGTCTCGGCTACGACTCCGAGGCGTCGTTCAGCCGCGCGTTCAAGCGCGTCCTCGGGGTACCGCCGAGCGAGCTTCGCCGCATCGGGCGCGAAGATCGCGCGGGCGTCGCGCGCACGCTCCACGCGCGCGCCGAGCATCACGGCGAAGCAAATGCCCAATAG
- a CDS encoding 3'(2'),5'-bisphosphate nucleotidase CysQ, protein MSEDERTATNLQIVEELLRIAARASKAIARVYATDFAVDYKAAHDPVTVADREANGIICEELAKAFPGVPVVAEESDPATYAGWRDASSVFFVDPLDGTRDFVKKNGEFAVMIGLAENGRAKLGVIHAPATDRRWAGGDGIAAFEQLADGTRRPLGVSQIATMAAARLVASRSRPSEELVEVAEHLGVGNVSPLGSAGIKAVAIASGEAELYAHLGNAGWRWDTCAPEAIVRAAGGTTTDAYGDPIDYRAPSLLNSSGLLMSNGHLHEPLLTALARVRAERKGNSG, encoded by the coding sequence ATGAGCGAAGACGAACGAACCGCAACCAACCTGCAAATCGTCGAGGAGCTTCTCCGGATCGCCGCCCGTGCCTCCAAGGCCATCGCGCGCGTGTACGCGACGGATTTCGCGGTCGACTACAAAGCGGCCCACGATCCGGTCACGGTGGCCGATCGCGAGGCCAACGGCATCATCTGCGAGGAGCTCGCAAAGGCCTTCCCCGGCGTGCCGGTGGTGGCCGAGGAGAGCGATCCCGCGACCTATGCAGGATGGCGCGATGCATCGTCCGTCTTCTTCGTGGACCCGCTCGACGGCACCCGCGACTTCGTGAAAAAGAACGGCGAGTTCGCCGTGATGATCGGCCTCGCCGAGAACGGACGCGCGAAGCTCGGCGTCATCCACGCGCCGGCCACGGATCGGCGCTGGGCCGGCGGCGATGGGATCGCCGCCTTCGAGCAGCTCGCCGATGGAACCCGAAGACCCCTTGGCGTCAGCCAAATCGCGACCATGGCCGCGGCGCGGCTGGTGGCCTCGCGATCGCGGCCCTCGGAGGAACTGGTGGAGGTGGCCGAGCACTTGGGCGTGGGCAACGTCTCGCCGCTGGGGAGCGCGGGCATCAAGGCGGTGGCCATCGCCTCGGGCGAGGCCGAGCTTTATGCGCACCTGGGGAACGCCGGGTGGCGCTGGGACACGTGCGCGCCGGAGGCCATCGTGCGCGCCGCGGGGGGAACGACCACGGACGCGTACGGCGATCCCATCGACTACCGCGCGCCGTCGCTGCTGAACAGCAGCGGGCTTCTCATGTCCAACGGGCACCTCCACGAGCCCTTGCTCACCGCGCTGGCGCGCGTGCGGGCCGAACGAAAAGGAAACAGCGGATGA